AGGATGATGCGTCAATCCGCAGCTTCGGCGCGTATCGGCATGCGCTGGGGGATTATCGCCGGGTTGTTTTCCTACGGCGGTTTGCAGCTTTATGCGGTATCCCTGCAGACCGGACAAGCAAATATAGCCGGTCCTATATTTGCTTCCAACAGTCTCGTGGTTGCTGTGGGATCGATTGTGTTATACAAAGAGAAATTGACTACTTTGCAATGGATTGCTTTCATCCTCATGTTTGCCGGACTAATCCTCATACGCTTATAATGTCAGCCGCTTACGATCGACGGGATTGACATGTTTTGCGTATTACTTCCTCGACCGAGTCGATGAGCCTGCGAAAGTTCGATCGCAAGCGGTTCGTCGAGGTAAGCTTCATTACCGAGCCCCATCCATCGTAGCGCCCTCCGTTACCCGACATCAGCCGATGAAGCTCTCTCACCCGCTCATTCACCGTATCCAGGCAAACATTGTCGAACCTGCTGATCACGAGCGGAAACGGGTATACGCTATCGGGATCTCCTTCCTTCTCCTTCTCGATACGGTAACCGAGCTCCTCAAGCATCGACTCCATTTCACGTCTGTTCTCGTCTTCACGAAACAGCAGCCAATGATAAACATTTCGGGGCTGTTTGATATCATCCCCTTTATGGATGAGCGCGTATATCATTTGCGCATTGTGTACGAATAGTTCCTCTAATTGATCCGGAAGCATGTACAAATAAAAAGTCCACTCCGGGTCCGGCTTAATATAATGCTGCACTCGATATTGCCAGTGTTCATCCATCCATTGCCTAATCATTGTGTCGCTGATCCGGCCTGATTTCGCATAGTAATAGAACTCGACCCTGGTGGCTGAATTTATTCTTCCGATATAGATGGCTTCTGCAGCGCTATTCAGCCAGTTCTCCAGCTTTCCTTCGAACTGCTCCAGCTGCCTTATAAATTCGCTTTTCGAACGGTTATGTTCTCTGACCGGATACAAATTCACGGTAATGGATAATAAATCGCCATACTCAGTTAACGGTGCTGTGTTCTTGTAGCCAATATTGACCAAGACACGCATCTGCTCCGATACCGATCGGCGCTCATAAAATCCCCAGTTGTCTGCCATAGAGCACCTCGGTAAATAATAGTGTAGTGAAGTAGGAAATATAATCATACTGTCCTACCCATTATAACTTTTTAGTTCTTGAATTAACCATATTTTTATACGCAGTGGTAACAATTTTGTTTCGATGGTTTTAGGTCATGTTTTGTGTTACAATTAGACTAACTAAATTATAGTATATATTCATTATATAGCATATTGCAATTCCTGTCGAAACATACTCCTTTTTTCAAACACCATATGCTACAATAGAATGAGAGAAAGAGGGGTGATAACGGTGGATTATTCCAAAATGTGCCCGAAATACGAATGTGCTACAGAGCTGCTCGGCAAAAAGTGGACCGGATTAATCGTACGCGTCCTGCTTGGCGGACCTAAACGTTTTAAGGAAATGAAGGAGCAAATTCCGGAAATGAGCGATAAAATGCTGACAGACCGGATGAAAGAGCTTGAACATTTTCAAATCATTAAACGCAACGTTTACCCGGAAATGCCTGTCCGGATTGAATATGAGTTAACCGAGAAGGGTAGAGGTTTAGAACCCGTTATTCAATCGATTCAAGAATGGAGCGAGGATTGGTGCTAAGCTGCCGGAGAAAAGTCGGCAGCTTTGTGCTGCCAAGCCGCGGTTAACTTCGGAGTTTTCGGCTTTCGCGCTTTGCTTGAGGAGTGTAAGGAAAACAAAAAAGGCGTTGGACGGATATTTTCGTCCAGCGCCTTTTTTGTTTTTCAGTGAGAGGAGCATCGTGTTCCAGGTGCACCTCGTTTATAACTTTCGATTACTTTAATAAGCTCCAGCGCTTCTGTTTTTTAATCGGAAGGCATCGGACCGATGTAGGTGGATTGGGGGCGAAATATTCGGTTATTTTGCGATTGCTCGAGTACATGAGCTGTCCAGCCGACTACTCTTGCGGCTGTGAACGTTGGGGTGAAGAGAACAGGAGGCATTTGCACGGCGCGCATAACCGCTGCAGCGTAAAATTCAACGTTTGTGAACAGCCTGCGGCCCGGCTTATACTCGGCTAACAGCCTGGTTGCCGTTTGCTCTACGTACTGCGCCAAATCCAGCCATGGATCGTCCCCTGCCAAAGCTCCAGTTACTTCACGCAATGCCTCCGCCCTCGGATCCTGCGTTTTATAAACCCGGTGGCCAAATCCCATTAGCCGTTCACCACGATCCAGTATTCTTCTCATCACCGCTTCCGCCTGTTCTTTCGATCCGATATCTTCCAGCAGCTTGATAACGCCTGACGGCGCACCGCCGTGAAGAGGCCCTTTCATGGCACCTATTGCGGCGGCCACTGCAGAATATAGATCGGACTCTGTTGAGGAGACAACGCGGGCAGCAAAAGTAGATGCATTCAGTCCATGTTCCATGGCCAGAATCATATAAGCATTCATCGCCCTGATATGCGCCGGCGATGCCTCTCGTCCAAACAGCGAATACAGATAATAGGCTGCATGGCCAGTTTCATTATTCTGAGCCGGCCATTCCGATCCTTTTGTTTGATGATATCGATAGGAAATAATGATTGGCAGGAGTGCAGTAACCTGTATTGCCTGCTCAATTGAAGGAGGCCATGCGAGCACGCTCTCTACACCCGAATATGCGGCAACTGCCGACATCGCGACACTCATCAGCGGTGTCTGACTCGGCATCGAATCCAGCAGACGTTTCAGATCCGGGGTCAGCCGCCTCTGTTCGGCCAGCGAGTTTGTAAATTCCGTCAATTGCTTTTCATCGGGTAAATACCCCCGCCAAAGCAAATATGCCGCTTCTTCAAATGAATAGTTGACGGCCAATTCTCTGGCTCGAAAACCGCGATATACTAAGTCTCCGTCGATGCCGTTTACATATCCCAGCTCAGTCTCGGCTGCTACGACACCCTCCAGGCCGGTAACGCTTGCCTTTCTCATACCAAATCCCCCATTCTGCCGTGATTTTCTTTCCATCAGCATATCAGTGATTTTTGATAAATAAAAGATTATTATTTATATTGACTATATAAATTAATTTTATCGAAAACCCACTGCAGCAACATCTTTTCAAATAATGTGACAAAAGGACAATCCCCCATCGACGGTAAAAATTACATCCTTTGTTCGTCTGAGAAGAATAGCAAATCGGCAAATACGAAAAAACACGCGCAGGCCGAAGCCGTCGCGTGTTTTTCCAGGTAAAGACCGGCAGTTACATGCCGAGCCATTTCTTGAACAATTGTTTGGTTGTATCCTTGTTGATCGCTGCAATGGAGGTCGTAAGAGGGATCCCTTTCGGACAAGAGCGAACACAGTTCTGCGAGTTGCCGCAGCCCTCGATGCCGCCGTCGTCCATTAATGTCTCCAGACGTTCTTCCTTGTTCATCTCGCCCGTCGGGTGAGCATTGAACAGACGGACTTGCGAGATCGCCGCGGGACCGATAAAGCTGGTACGGTCGTTTACATTCGGACAAGCTTCCAGACAGACGCCGCAGGTCATGCACTTGGACAGCTCGTATGCCCATTGGCGCTTTGTTTCGGCCATCCTTGGCCCAGGACCCAAATCATACGTTCCGTCGATCGGTATCCAGGCTTTGACACGCTTAAGCGCGTGGAACATACGCTCGCGGTCAATGACCAGATCACGCACAACCGGGAAGGTGCTCATCGGCGCCAGCCGGATCGGCTGTTCCAGCTTGTCGATGAGAGCGCTGCATGCCTGACGCGGCTTGCCGTTAATGACCATCGAACAAGCGCCGCACACCTCTTCAAGGCAGTTGGATTCCCAACATACCGGAGCCGTTCCCTGACCGTCCTGCTTCTTCGGGTTACGCTGAATTTCCATCAGCGCGCCGATTACGTTCATGTTCGGCCGATACGGGATTTCGAACTCTTCCGTGTATGGACGCGTTTCGGGCGAGTCTTGACGCGTAATGATCAGTTTTACCGTTTTTGCTGCCACTGCCGTTTCCGCCATCGTTAATCTCCTTTCTATTTTTCCTTCGAGTAGTCGCGTTTACGCGGTTTAATCAGAGATACATCAACAGCCTCGTACGAAATCTGAGGGCCTTCCGGGGTCCATGCAGCCTTCGTCGTCTTGAGGAAAGCGTCATCGTTACGTTCCGGAAATTCCGGCTTATAATGTGCGCCGCGGCTTTCGTTGCGCAGAAGCGCCCCCAGCGTCATCGCTTCGGACAGTTCAAGCATGTTCCACAGCTGGCGGGTAAACGCAACGCCCGCATTGTTCCAGCGTGCCGTATCGTTAATATTAATGCTGCGGTAACGCTGCTTCAGTTCCTTTATCTTCGCGATCGTCTCTTCCAGCTTCTTATTGAAGCGTACGACCGTCATGTTATTGGTCATCCACTCGCCAAGCTCTTTATGAAGCACATAAGCATTCTCGGTACCATTCATCTTGAGGATGCTTTCGTATTTGTCGGTTTGGCGTTTCTGCTCCCGTTCGAAAACGGACGAGGAAATGTCTTCGGCCGATTTCTTCAAGCCCTTGATATATTCGACCGCTTTCGGCCCTGTAATCATGCCGCCGTAAATAGCGGACAGCAGGGAATTCGCTCCCAAACGGTTCGCGCCGTGATATTGATATTCGCACTCCCCGCAAGCGAACAAGCCGGGAATATTGGTCATTTGGTTGAAATCGACCCACATGCCGCCCATCGAATAGTGCACGGCAGGGAAGATTTTCATCGGAATTTTACGCGGATCGTCGCCCATGAATTTCTCGTAAATCTCGATGATTCCGCCCAGCTTGACGTCGAGCTCCTTCGGATCTTTATGCGACAGGTCGAGATAGACCATATTCTCGCCGTTGATTCCGAGCTTCTCATCTACGCAGACATGGAAAATCTCACGGGTCGCAATGTCACGAGGAACCAGGTTTCCGTATGCCGGATATTTCTCTTCAAGGAAATACCAAGGCTTACCATCCTTGTAGGTCCAGATTCGACCGCCTTCTCCGCGCGCCGATTCCGACATGAGGCGAAGCTTGTCGTCGCCTGGAATCGCCGTCGGATGGATTTGGATAAACTCGCCGTTGGCATAATGAACGCCTTGTTGATAAACCGCGCTTGCAGCCGTACCTGTATTAATGACGGAGTTCGTCGTTTTGCCGAAAATAATTCCCGGACCGCCGGACGCCAGAATTACCGCGTCTGCCGAGACGGTATGAACTTCCATCGTGCGAAGGTCCTGAGCGGAAACACCGCGGCACGCGCCGTCGTCGTCAAGTACCGCTCCAAGAAACTCCCAATGCTCATACTTCGTGACAAGGCCCGCCGTCTCCCAGCGCCGTACCTGCTCGTCCAGGGCGTACAGCAGCTGCTGCCCCGTCGTTGCACCCGCGAAAGCGGTACGGTGATACTGTGTACCCCCGAAACGCCGGAAATCAAGCAGACCTTCCGGAGTTCTGTTAAACATAACACCCATCCGGTCCATCAAGTGAATGATTCCCGGCGCGGCATCGCACATCGCCTTAACCGGCGGTTGGTTCGCGAGGAAGTCGCCGCCGTATACCGTATCGTCAAAGTGCTCCCAAGTGGAGTCCCCTTCGCCCTTCGTATTTACAGCTCCGTTGATGCCGCCCTGGGCGCACACGGAGTGGGACCGTTTGACCGGCACAAGCGAGAACAGATCGACGTGAACGCCCGCTTCCGCCGCTTTAATTGTAGCCATCAGCCCGGCAAGGCCGCCGCCGACAAC
This is a stretch of genomic DNA from Paenibacillus sp. sptzw28. It encodes these proteins:
- a CDS encoding DUF695 domain-containing protein, which encodes MADNWGFYERRSVSEQMRVLVNIGYKNTAPLTEYGDLLSITVNLYPVREHNRSKSEFIRQLEQFEGKLENWLNSAAEAIYIGRINSATRVEFYYYAKSGRISDTMIRQWMDEHWQYRVQHYIKPDPEWTFYLYMLPDQLEELFVHNAQMIYALIHKGDDIKQPRNVYHWLLFREDENRREMESMLEELGYRIEKEKEGDPDSVYPFPLVISRFDNVCLDTVNERVRELHRLMSGNGGRYDGWGSVMKLTSTNRLRSNFRRLIDSVEEVIRKTCQSRRS
- a CDS encoding helix-turn-helix domain-containing protein; the protein is MDYSKMCPKYECATELLGKKWTGLIVRVLLGGPKRFKEMKEQIPEMSDKMLTDRMKELEHFQIIKRNVYPEMPVRIEYELTEKGRGLEPVIQSIQEWSEDWC
- a CDS encoding citrate synthase/methylcitrate synthase → MRKASVTGLEGVVAAETELGYVNGIDGDLVYRGFRARELAVNYSFEEAAYLLWRGYLPDEKQLTEFTNSLAEQRRLTPDLKRLLDSMPSQTPLMSVAMSAVAAYSGVESVLAWPPSIEQAIQVTALLPIIISYRYHQTKGSEWPAQNNETGHAAYYLYSLFGREASPAHIRAMNAYMILAMEHGLNASTFAARVVSSTESDLYSAVAAAIGAMKGPLHGGAPSGVIKLLEDIGSKEQAEAVMRRILDRGERLMGFGHRVYKTQDPRAEALREVTGALAGDDPWLDLAQYVEQTATRLLAEYKPGRRLFTNVEFYAAAVMRAVQMPPVLFTPTFTAARVVGWTAHVLEQSQNNRIFRPQSTYIGPMPSD
- the sdhB gene encoding succinate dehydrogenase iron-sulfur subunit, which produces MAETAVAAKTVKLIITRQDSPETRPYTEEFEIPYRPNMNVIGALMEIQRNPKKQDGQGTAPVCWESNCLEEVCGACSMVINGKPRQACSALIDKLEQPIRLAPMSTFPVVRDLVIDRERMFHALKRVKAWIPIDGTYDLGPGPRMAETKRQWAYELSKCMTCGVCLEACPNVNDRTSFIGPAAISQVRLFNAHPTGEMNKEERLETLMDDGGIEGCGNSQNCVRSCPKGIPLTTSIAAINKDTTKQLFKKWLGM
- the sdhA gene encoding succinate dehydrogenase flavoprotein subunit; amino-acid sequence: MAKNKVIVVGGGLAGLMATIKAAEAGVHVDLFSLVPVKRSHSVCAQGGINGAVNTKGEGDSTWEHFDDTVYGGDFLANQPPVKAMCDAAPGIIHLMDRMGVMFNRTPEGLLDFRRFGGTQYHRTAFAGATTGQQLLYALDEQVRRWETAGLVTKYEHWEFLGAVLDDDGACRGVSAQDLRTMEVHTVSADAVILASGGPGIIFGKTTNSVINTGTAASAVYQQGVHYANGEFIQIHPTAIPGDDKLRLMSESARGEGGRIWTYKDGKPWYFLEEKYPAYGNLVPRDIATREIFHVCVDEKLGINGENMVYLDLSHKDPKELDVKLGGIIEIYEKFMGDDPRKIPMKIFPAVHYSMGGMWVDFNQMTNIPGLFACGECEYQYHGANRLGANSLLSAIYGGMITGPKAVEYIKGLKKSAEDISSSVFEREQKRQTDKYESILKMNGTENAYVLHKELGEWMTNNMTVVRFNKKLEETIAKIKELKQRYRSININDTARWNNAGVAFTRQLWNMLELSEAMTLGALLRNESRGAHYKPEFPERNDDAFLKTTKAAWTPEGPQISYEAVDVSLIKPRKRDYSKEK